The following proteins come from a genomic window of Pleuronectes platessa chromosome 2, fPlePla1.1, whole genome shotgun sequence:
- the fancd2 gene encoding Fanconi anemia group D2 protein isoform X3, with amino-acid sequence MHLLNAVPLIGCLRTDPDTSSLLQTNTQLTVPILDALSSLNLSSSLLTEVRGAVMSTLAAVQLEDLPVVVKFILHSVSVSDAFEVVNNLRKKLELEQCVLPPALQLSQSRTRSDGAAAVASTAGSSVALILDGIKSAVRFQKTISEAWLKAIDSVDESDNHKVIDLLVLFILHSTNANQSRRGAERVLKSKVRTGLIQEALLQKTFRDHSQVMRGYFPSILALAQCLLRSPDPCVVPFGGHMYQLSFTEFDSYCQQEVVGSLVTHVCSGVGGEVDMALELLCGLVTEKPSEMALYAVFVKGILDYMDNLTPQQIRRLFHLLSRLAFGQQQQGSHIQDDMHIVIRKQLSSTVPKYKRIGIIGAVMIVGSMGALKPKGKEVKDQPLPQETFRQVTALLELVRSSSDSSPEAAALYYDELANLILSSTLDPQVQENIAKSVLDDFQDDFVVDLGKEITGSFPFPARLMYNLEEEESQEGIAINLLPLLAKNINNSREQLSQTKRANKRVSPLCLSPFFRLLRLCEEKQHHGDLEEIDALLGCPLVITGLDVVEKINSLSKSEREFLCNLLFFTINWFREVINAFCRLKETEMKMKVMTRLQNITYLQTLLERALAGTSGYVPPVANFDGETSDAATFTPIAAPGNKAKKDGTGKKKRKAPSKSSSENSSLLEEPTEANETQQEEKEKEKEKEKETWQGVSLVSYRQFFRELDMEVLSVLQCGLLSRSLLDSELQTKVQEEVLLGPAELVFLLEDMLRKVEFSLTSAPVKRMPFFKTRTDKSVGFSHLQQRSAKDIAACCVELLPALCSHLENCHNHFQTLLSENNGVVDGPATDVQEQQLMSSCYQLLLQVLNTTFSWSGFSLPGQRGLLKKALGVLAERLKGRSELTLEQLVKHSFEYLLNFGSTMPSLSTALCLSQLLSTVSQKGGNPSAYREQTASLAKRFLSQDWVTASGEKERGTKFNEALHTLLRIYLDNVDDVLKAVEEIAGERIPELLNASKNESSPTWPTLNRQTFLVFYKVMMAELEKAARKIPASKISDNTEAQSEKLLTWNLAVRDFHVLVNLVKVFDSRPVLNVCLKYGRLFLESFLKLGMPLLDHSFKRHKEDVQSLLKTFQLSTRQLHHMCGYSKIHQDTSLTNHVPALKKSLELFVYRVKATLTLNNCQEAFWIGNLKNRNLKGEEILSQRSQGSDDDEEEEHSVLPQEKSEDEGQESDSEEPMVINGEGNVAEEDITDDSE; translated from the exons ATGCATCTACTCAATGCTGTCCCTTTGATCGGATGTCTCAGGACCGATCctgataccag ctcCTTACTCCAGACGAACACTCAGCTGACTGTCCCCATCCTGGATGCTCTCTCTAGTCTTAACCTCAGTTCCTCGCTGCTTACTGAG GTTCGTGGAGCAGTCATGAGCACCCTGGCCGCCGTGCAACTGGAAGACCTACCTGTGGTCGTCAAGTTCATCCTGCACTCTGTCTCAGTTTCGGATGCATTTGAG GTAGTGAATAATCTTCGTAagaagctggagctggagcagtgCGTTCTCCCTCCAGCGCTGCAGTTGTCTCAGAGCCGCACGAGGAGCGACGGCGCAGCAGC GGTGGCTTCAACTGCTGGGAGCAGTGTTGCGCTGATATTGGACGGCATTAAATCCGCAGTGAGATTCCAGAAAACTATTTCTGAGGCTTGGCTCAAG GCAATAGATTCTGTGGATGAATCAGATAACCATAAG GTAATTGATCTGCTGGTGCTGTTCATCCTCCACTCCACCAACGCCAACCAGAGCCGACGGGGGGCGGAAAGGGTGCTGAAGTCTAAAGTGAGGACCGGGCTGATCCAGGAGGCTCTGCTGCAGAAGACCTTCAGGGACCATTCTCAG GTCATGCGAGGGTATTTCCCCTCCATCCTGGCTCTGGCTCAGTGTCTGTTACGCTCTCCTGACCCGTGTGTGGTGCCATTTGGGGGACACATGTATCAGCTCTCCTTCACCGAGTTTGACTCTTACTGCCAACAG GAGGTGGTGGGCTCTCTAGTGACCCATGTCTGCAGTGGTGTGGGTGGGGAGGTGGACATGGCTCTGGAGCTACTCTGTGGTCTGGTCACAGAGAAACCCTCGGAAATGGCTCTGTATGCTGTCTTTGTTAAG GGGATTTTGGACTACATGGACAACCTCACACCCCAGCAGATCCGAAGACTCTTCCACCTCCTGAGCAGACTGGCTTttgggcagcagcagcaaggatCTCACATCCAG gATGATATGCACATCGTAATCCGTAAACAGCTCTCCAGCACGGTGCCCAAGTACAAGCGCATTGGCATCATCGGGGCGGTCATGATCGTAGGCAGCATGGGGGCCTTAAA GCCTAAAGGGAAGGAGGTAAAGGATCAGCCGTTACCTCAGGAGACGTTCAGACAG GTGACAGCCCTGTTGGAGCTGGTGAGGTCGAGCAGTGATAGCTCAcctgaggctgcagctctgtACTACGATGAACTGGCCAATCTCATCCTGAGCTCTACCCTGGACCCTCAGGTTCAG GAAAACATCGCAAAGAGTGTTCTTGATGACTTTCAGGATGACTTTGTGGTGGATCTGGGGAAGGAAATAACAGG TTCCTTCCCTTTCCCTGCTCGTCTGATGTacaacctggaggaggaggagagtcagGAGGGCATCGCAATCAACCTGCTCCCTCTACTGGCCAAAAACATTAACAACAGCCGTGAACAGCTGAGTCAAACCAAGAGAGCAAACAA GCgagtgtctcctctctgtctgtctcctttttTCCGCCTCCTGAGACTGTGTGAGGAGAAACAGCATCACGGAGACCTAGAGGAGATTGATGCTCTGCTgg GCTGCCCTCTGGTCATAACAGGCTTGGATGTAGTAGAGAAAATCAACAGCCTGTCTAAGTCTGAGAGGGAGTTCCTCTGTAATTTACTCTTTTTCACCATCAACTGGTTTAGAGAG GTCATAAATGCGTTTTGTAGACTAAAAGAAActgagatgaagatgaaagTGATGACTCGTCTGCAGAATATCACTTACCTTCAGACACTTTTGGAGAGGGCTTTGGCCG GAACATCTGGCTATGTTCCACCTGTTGCTAACTTTGATGGAGAAACCTCAGATGCAGCAACATTTACTCCCATTGCTGCTCCTGGTAATAAGGCAAAGAAAG ATGGTacaggaaagaagaagaggaaggctCCTAGTAAGAGTTCCTCAgaaaacagctcactgctcgaGGAGCCGACTGAAGCAAATGAAACTCAGCAG gaggagaaggagaaggagaaggagaaggagaaggaaaccTGGCAAGGAGTCAGTCTGGTGTCCTACAGACAGTTTTTCAGGGAGCTGGACATGGAGGTGCTCAGTGTGCTGCAGTGTGGCCTGTTGTCTCGCTCACTGTTGGACTCTGAGCTCCAAACCAAA GTGCAAGAGGAGGTCCTGCTGGGTCCTGCAGAGCTGGTCTTCCTGCTGGAGGATATGCTTCGCAAAGTGGAGTTCAGTCTTACCTCTGCCCCTGTGAAGAGAATGCCTTTCTTCAAG acACGGACGGATAAAAGTGTGGGCTTCTCCCATCTGCAGCAGAGGAGCGCCAAAGATATCGCCGCCTGCTGCGTCGAGCTGTTGCCGGCCCTCTGCTCACACTTAGAGAACTGTCACAACCATTTTCAG acacTGCTTTCGGAGAACAACGGTGTTGTGGATGGACCTGCCACAGATGTGCAGGAGCAGCAGTTAATGTCATCGTGTTACCAGCTGCTCCTGCAGGTCCTGAACACCACCTTCAGCTG GTCTGGATTCAGTTTGCCAGGCCAGCGAGGTTTACTGAAGAAAGCTCTGGGAGTTTTGGCCGAACGACTCAAGGGACGTTCTGAGTTGACCCTGGAGCAGCTTGTAAA ACACAGCTTTGAATACCTGCTGAACTTCGGCAGCACGATGCCAAGTCTCAGCAcagctctgtgtctctcccaGCTTCTGTCCACTGTGTCTCAGAAGGGAGGGAACCCTTCGGCCTACAGAGAGCAAACTG CTTCCCTAGCAAAACGTTTCCTGAGCCAAGACTGGGTGACAGCCAGCGGAGAGAAAGAGCGTGGGACCAAATTCAATGAAGCACTTCACACTCTCCTAAG AATCTACCTGGATAATGTTGATGATGTTCTGAAGGCAGTGGAGGAAATAGCTGGGGAAAGAATCCCTGAGCTCCTCAATGCATCGAAGaatgaaagctctccgacatGGCCCACTCTCAACAG gCAAACATTCCTAGTTTTCTACAAAGTGATGATGGCAGAGCTAGAAAAAGCTGCGAGAAAGATTCCTGCGAGCAAAATCAGTGACAACACTGAG GCTCAGAGTGAGAAGCTGCTGACGTGGAACCTGGCTGTCAGAGACTTTCACGTCCTGGTCAACCTAGTTAAA GTCTTTGATTCAAGGCCAGTGCTGAACGTGTGCCTGAAG TATGGCCGCCTTTTCTTGGAGTCCTTCCTGAAGTTGGGAATGCCGCTGCTGGATCACAGTTTCAAAAGGCACAAG GAGGACGTCCAGAGTCTGCTGAAGACCTTCCAGCTCAGCACCAGGCAGCTCCATCACATGTGTGGATACTCTAAG ATTCACCAGGATACCAGCCTGACCAACCACGTGCCGGCCTTGAAGAAGAGCCTGGAGCTGTTTGTGTACAGAGTGAAGGCCACGCTCACGCTCAACAACTGCCAGGAGGCTTTTTGGATTGGCAACCTGAAGAACCGCAACCTGAAG GGTGAAGAGATTCTTTCTCAGAGGTCACAAggaagtgatgatgatgaagaggaggagcattCAGTGCTTCCCCAGGAAAAGTCAGAGGATGAG GGCCAAGAGAGCGACTCCGAGGAACCCATGGTGATAAATGGAGAGGGAAATGTGGCTGAAGAAGATATCACAGATGACTCTGAGTAA